A genome region from Labilibaculum antarcticum includes the following:
- a CDS encoding PIN domain-containing protein, with amino-acid sequence MKNLFIDTNILLSFYHLSSDDLEELKKLILLIENNDICLYMPRQVIQEFKRNRDTKIADALKNVKEEKISKAFPQFFKEYPEFEDLKKIQKQYLDTKKKLIDSLQKDIKEKSLKADEIIDGLFSVAEIIEFTDDIVTKGKLRFDLGNPPGKNNSYGDAINWESLVMNVNQFEDLYFISGDKDYYSTIDINDFNRFLKEEWEEEKKSSIIHFKKLSEFFKQEYPDIKLARELEKDLLVQNLINSNSFYQTRKILEKLVSFSPELSKIQIFEITKASTENNQIIWIAKDGDIADMLNELILPWRQDIPTHLFYHFMELYNDGPSLDERMQYHYAANEDENEDLSDDPRMK; translated from the coding sequence ATGAAGAACCTTTTTATTGACACTAACATACTATTATCATTTTATCATCTTTCGAGCGACGACTTGGAAGAACTGAAAAAGCTGATTTTACTAATTGAAAATAATGATATCTGCCTATATATGCCAAGGCAGGTAATTCAAGAATTTAAAAGAAATAGAGACACTAAAATAGCCGATGCCCTAAAGAATGTTAAAGAGGAAAAAATCAGTAAAGCATTTCCTCAATTCTTTAAAGAATATCCTGAATTTGAAGATTTGAAAAAAATTCAAAAACAGTACTTAGATACTAAGAAGAAATTAATTGATAGTCTACAGAAGGATATTAAGGAAAAGTCACTCAAAGCAGATGAGATTATTGATGGCTTATTCAGTGTTGCTGAAATAATTGAATTTACTGACGACATCGTAACGAAAGGAAAACTTAGATTTGACCTTGGAAACCCTCCAGGTAAAAACAACTCTTATGGTGATGCTATCAATTGGGAATCTCTTGTGATGAACGTCAATCAATTCGAAGATTTATACTTTATTTCAGGTGATAAAGATTATTATTCAACAATTGATATAAACGATTTCAATCGGTTCTTGAAAGAAGAATGGGAAGAAGAAAAAAAATCATCAATCATTCATTTCAAAAAATTATCTGAATTCTTTAAACAAGAGTATCCGGATATTAAATTGGCTAGGGAACTGGAAAAGGATTTATTGGTTCAGAATTTAATTAATAGCAATTCATTCTACCAAACAAGAAAAATACTTGAAAAACTAGTTTCATTTAGTCCAGAACTATCCAAAATTCAAATATTTGAGATCACTAAAGCTAGTACAGAGAACAACCAAATTATTTGGATTGCAAAAGATGGAGATATTGCAGACATGCTTAATGAGTTAATTCTGCCGTGGCGTCAAGATATTCCTACTCATTTATTTTATCATTTTATGGAATTATATAATGATGGACCTTCATTAGATGAAAGAATGCAGTATCACTATGCCGCGAATGAGGATGAAAACGAAGACCTGAGTGATGATCCTAGGATGAAATAA